The genomic DNA GTCGAGGTCGGTGAAGCCTGAGAGCAGGCGCTGGGCGTTAGGGCCGGAGAGCGAGAGGGTGGCGAACTGCTCGGTGACGCTGGTCAGGTAGACCTCGAGCTCCGGCCACTCGGTCTGCAGCCACTCCTCGAGGTGGGCCAGGACCGGGGCGGCGTTGCCGGTGGTCGTGGTCATCAGGAAGTGGTGCTCGCCCAGGCGCGCGGTGACGCCGTCGTCCATCACCATGCCGTCCTCGCCCAGCATCAGGCCGTAGCGGCAGCGGCCGACCTCCAGCTTGCTCCAGGCGTTGGTGTAGACCCGGTTCAGGAACTCGGCGGCGTCGGGGCCCTGGATGTCGATCTTGCCCAGGGTCGAGGCGTCGAGGATGCCGATCGAGCGGCGGCAGGCCAGGACCTCGCGCTCGACCGCGGCGTGGAGGTCCTCGCCGTCGCGCGGGTAGTACCAGGGCCGTTTCCACTGGCCGACGTCCTCGAAGACCGCGCCGGCCTGCTCGTGCCAGGGATGGATCGGAGTCTTGCGGACCGGGTCGAGCAGGTCGTCGAGGTCGCGCCCAGCGTAGGCGCCGAAGCTGACCGGGGTGTAGGGCGGCCGGAAGGTGGTGACCCCGACCGAGGGGACGGGCACGCCGAAGTGCTCGGCGACGATGCCGATGGCGTTGACGTTGCCGGTCTTGCCCTGGTCGGTGCCCATGCCGGTGGTGGTGTAGCGCTTGACGTGCTCGATCGAGCGGTAGCCCTCGCGCAGGGCCAGCTTGAGGTCGGCGGCGGTGACGTCGTTCTGCAGGTCGACGAAGGCCTTGCCGCCCTGGCCCGGGGGCTTGTCGGCCAGGGCCTTGTCGGGGGGCAGGCGCCAGATCCAGCGGCCGAGCAGGGGCCCCTGTTCGCCCGCCTTGGGCTGCTTGCGCCGGCCGCCCTTGGCCTTGAAGCCGGCCGCAGCGGCGGCCTTTGTTCCCGCCTCGGCGCCCTGCTTCAGGCAGGACTGCAGGCCGAAGGCGCCGTTGCAGGCGCCGGCGCAGAGCACCGCCTGGCGGGCCTCGTCGGGGACGAAGCAGGCCAGGTCCGGGTCCCACGTCAGGCTGCCCTTGGCCTGGGAGAAGAGATTGACCGTCGGGTTCCAGCCGCCGGCGACGGCCAGCAGGTCGCAGTCCAGCCGCTCGGCCTCGCCGAGCACGGCGTCGCCGGACTCGTTCAGGGTGGCGATCTTGACCGCGCTGACGCGGTTGCGGCCCTCGGTGCCGACGATGGTCTGGCCGGCCAGGACCGGCAGGCGCGCGGCCTCGGCCGCCTCGCTCAGCGGGCCCTCGGGCTCCGCCCGAAGGTCGACGATGCCGGCGATCTCGACCCCGGCCGCTCGCAGGTCGAGGGCGGCGCCGTAGCCGGAGTCGTTGTTGGCGAAGACCACGGCGCGCGTGCCCGGGCGGACGCCGTAGCGCCGGACGTAGGTCCGGCAGGCGCCGGCCAGCAGGATGCCCGGGCGGTCGTTGTCGGCGAAGACCAGGGGCCGCTCGATGGCGCCGGTCGCCAGCACCACCTGCTTGGCGCGCAGCTTCCA from Kiloniellales bacterium includes the following:
- a CDS encoding sarcosine oxidase subunit alpha family protein, with the protein product MAQDFRLPEGGRIDRAKPVSFRFDGRSYQGYRGDTLASALLANGVHLVGRSFKYHRPRGIFSAGVEEPNALVQLGRGARSEPNIRATQAEILEGLEARSQNRWPNLEFDVGVVNNLASRLIPAGFYYKTFMWPAGLWERYEYVIRRAAGLGKAPEGRDPDRYDKTHAHCDVLVVGAGPAGLAAALAAARAGARVVLADEQPEPGGALLGLAEEIDGKPALDWVAAALAELEQNDEVRILTRTTVSSFYDHGYLALFERVTDHLGDPPEELPRHRLWKLRAKQVVLATGAIERPLVFADNDRPGILLAGACRTYVRRYGVRPGTRAVVFANNDSGYGAALDLRAAGVEIAGIVDLRAEPEGPLSEAAEAARLPVLAGQTIVGTEGRNRVSAVKIATLNESGDAVLGEAERLDCDLLAVAGGWNPTVNLFSQAKGSLTWDPDLACFVPDEARQAVLCAGACNGAFGLQSCLKQGAEAGTKAAAAAGFKAKGGRRKQPKAGEQGPLLGRWIWRLPPDKALADKPPGQGGKAFVDLQNDVTAADLKLALREGYRSIEHVKRYTTTGMGTDQGKTGNVNAIGIVAEHFGVPVPSVGVTTFRPPYTPVSFGAYAGRDLDDLLDPVRKTPIHPWHEQAGAVFEDVGQWKRPWYYPRDGEDLHAAVEREVLACRRSIGILDASTLGKIDIQGPDAAEFLNRVYTNAWSKLEVGRCRYGLMLGEDGMVMDDGVTARLGEHHFLMTTTTGNAAPVLAHLEEWLQTEWPELEVYLTSVTEQFATLSLSGPNAQRLLSGFTDLDLSPNALPHMSLAETEVGGIPARIFRVSFTGEAGYEINVPASRGLALWQAIMTAGATYDITPFGTEAMHVLRAEKGYIIVGQETDGSINPHDLGMDWIVSKKKDFIGKRSLTRADMDKPDRKQLVGLLTEDIDEVLPEGAQLVEHPQAQPPMAMIGHVSSSYHSPNIGRSIALALVKGGRARIGHTVHAPLEGKTLACKVTEPVFFDPTGERLRG